The DNA region ttaaacgtgTACCGACTCTCGGAGATATTAACGCATTAAGCAATAATCAAATGGAATGCATATGCTGACGCGAAAATGAAGTGATAAAAATGTgaactcttttattttttatattcacttTACATATTCAAAAATTGTAAGATTATATATAGGAACTTTGATTCCCATTCCAATTCTTGGATATTACTagatattactatattacttCGTTGATACGAGGCTAATTACTATCCATTTATTGATGAACATTATTAAGAACAGTATTTATTTAGAATCATACAAATATCAAACGTAGAGAGTTTCTTGTTAAAATgatatacacattttttacAGTGACaaacatattttatcttttatatttaactgCACGATAAAATGATTTGTCACATATTGTACTTTGACCTCTAAAAGTATTTTAGCTCAACATATTTATGCAGTCGCGAATGACACAATTTTCCATTGCTATTCCATCGCGTTTTAACGTTAACTATATTTAACAgatcataaatatacatataaacatcaAAATGCTGTTTAAAAAGGTGAGTTAAGTTTTATTAATGCCTTTCATTATGATTTATGtacttcatatattttcttttaacattgatgttttaatgtttcttttatacaaaatattagaaaaagtgtattaattaaaaaagatatcagtcttttatttttcaatgaaaaaattagttaaaaaataaaatgaacgattCATTTGTATGAAGAtgattggaaaaaagaaacaaagattatatataaatacaagttttttttttttataattctaataaatattattgcttCAATTTccagatatttaataatgctACTTTATAtccaaaaatatttagaacattttctattaaagCTGAACCTCTAGTGTCGGAAAATGTGAATGGATATAACTTTGGTAAGTTTATctgtataatttacaaaaaaaaaattttcttataaaagcatcgagaagaaatattcttttttacaaataggatcttattctttaatatataattttgtttcgtaTATATAGCGCTAAATGATATGCAAAGAGAAATGCAAGAAATGGTACGTAAATTTGTCAGAGAGGAGATCATTCCTGTTGCTggtaaatatgataaaactGGGGAATATCCATgggatattattaaaaaagctTGGAACTTAGGATTTTTAACCAATCATATTCCACAAGATTGTGGTAAGTTTTTGCATTATCCGAAAACATTgccattgaaataatttttttatgtcatCTAATATATTGCAATTTCAATATGTGATATCACGTTTAGGTGGTCTGGAACAAACTATTTTTGATGGCTGTTTAACAACAGAGGAAATTGCATATGGCTGCACAGGAATAGCAACTGCAATAGAAACCAGCGGTCTTGGAGTATAGAAGcatatgtttataattaaaagaattaatagttctaaatataaataataattattaacgtttgcaattttttttcttttcttttatagcaAACACCAGTGATCGTAGCAGGAAATAAACAACAACAGAAAAAGTATCTTGGAAGACTTGTAGAAGAACCTCTTGTAGCTGTGAGTAAAGAGGAGCGACAATATACATTATGatcttattatctttttacatttGTAATGTTTCTAGGCTTACTGCGTTACTGAACCTGGTGCTGGATCCGATGTAGCAGGTTTAAAAACTAGAGctgtaaaaaaaggaaaggaatggATTCTTAATGGTACAAAAATGTGGATCACAAATGGCGGTGTTGCAAACTGGTATCTTctgaattgaaaagaaaatatatatatatatatatatatatatgtgcacgAAATAATATGCGATATTAATTGCACGTATCGTTATATTAGGTATTTCGTATTGGCCAGAACAAATCCTGATCCAAAAGCTCCAGCCAGTGAAGCTTTTACAGGATTCATCGTTGAGCGTGCTTTTGAAGGCGTAACTCCAGGCCGTAaagtaagttttttttttttaacgcgtttctttcgtcgttaaattataattaataagaaaaatttgtattataaaggaaataaatatggGACAACGAGCTTCCGATACTAGGATGATTACGTTCGAAGATGTTCGCGTACCCGaggaaaatgtattaataGGAGAAGGAGCTGGCTTTAAAATTGCCATGAAAACCTTCGACAGAACTCGTCCACCggtaaagtatataaaaaataagaaaagtgtTTTATTAACATcgaattgatatatatatatatatatatattttggatTGCAACACAGGTGGCAGCTTTGGCTGTTGGACTAGCACAGAGAGCTGTAGACGAAGCTACAAAGTATGCAATGGAGCGAAAAACCTTCAACAAACCAATAGCGGAACATCAAGCTGTAGCATTTATGATCGCTGATATGGTTATTGGAGTCGAAACGTCTCGTCTCGCTTGGATGAAAGCAGCTTGGGCAATGGACGTTGGTTATCCAAACGCTACAGTTTACTCCAGTATCGCCAAGTGTTATGCCGCCGACGTAGCTAACAAATGCGCTACCGATGCCGTCCAGGTAagttgattttaattaaaatataatatgactTAAATGGTAGCAATAATGCGATACGAA from Vespula pensylvanica isolate Volc-1 chromosome 12, ASM1446617v1, whole genome shotgun sequence includes:
- the LOC122633493 gene encoding probable medium-chain specific acyl-CoA dehydrogenase, mitochondrial, which gives rise to MLFKKIFNNATLYPKIFRTFSIKAEPLVSENVNGYNFALNDMQREMQEMVRKFVREEIIPVAGKYDKTGEYPWDIIKKAWNLGFLTNHIPQDCGGLEQTIFDGCLTTEEIAYGCTGIATAIETSGLGQTPVIVAGNKQQQKKYLGRLVEEPLVAAYCVTEPGAGSDVAGLKTRAVKKGKEWILNGTKMWITNGGVANWYFVLARTNPDPKAPASEAFTGFIVERAFEGVTPGRKEINMGQRASDTRMITFEDVRVPEENVLIGEGAGFKIAMKTFDRTRPPVAALAVGLAQRAVDEATKYAMERKTFNKPIAEHQAVAFMIADMVIGVETSRLAWMKAAWAMDVGYPNATVYSSIAKCYAADVANKCATDAVQVFGGAGFNTEYPVEKLMRDAKIFQIYEGTSQIQRLIISRNHFGVAAKKSQ